A window of uncultured Methanoregula sp. genomic DNA:
CATCCGTTTCCTTGCTTTCTTCGGGAGATGAATGGCAGATCCGATACTCTGATCTATGGAGGTCCGGTGGCGACCGGCTATCAGGTTGTCTGCATGCGCCACTATCTTCTCTTCCGTGGTTTCCGGGATACAGTTCCGGGGAGAGAGTCCAAGAAGCGTACATTCATCGGCCGTAAGGCCGGCCCCGGTATGGCATTCCACGACCCGGGCCAGTTCTTCAGGACACCCCAGCTGCCGGAGGAGATCCGCTCCTTCCTGGGCATGGTGTATCGTATGGGTCCGGCTCCTGCCGATATCGTGAAGCATGGATCCGGATAGTACGAGATCAAAATTGATATCCGGGTTATGGGATGCATATTCCCGGGCGCACTCGGTCACCGCCCGGCAATGTGCAATCACTTTTTCGCTGCACCCGGAATTGCGCAGCATCTTCTCGCAGGATCGTATCGGATCAGGCATGCCCGAGAGATTTCCGGATATCCTCAATCCGGTGTTTCAAGGATTTGAGGAGCATCTCGTTATCGAAATGCCCCATGGGCTGGTCGCAGTCGGGGCATTTGAAATCGATGTTCATGGCCTGGGGGAAGGTGAAGATCAGGTGGCAGTCCTTACAGATATAGAAATCATTCTCTTCCTCGTACTTTTCCCGGCGGGCA
This region includes:
- a CDS encoding HDIG domain-containing metalloprotein; its protein translation is MPDPIRSCEKMLRNSGCSEKVIAHCRAVTECAREYASHNPDINFDLVLSGSMLHDIGRSRTHTIHHAQEGADLLRQLGCPEELARVVECHTGAGLTADECTLLGLSPRNCIPETTEEKIVAHADNLIAGRHRTSIDQSIGSAIHLPKKARKRMYRLSCEVELLCRE